A part of Actinomycetota bacterium genomic DNA contains:
- a CDS encoding cold-shock protein — protein MATTVTGTVKWFNAEKGFGFIAQPDGGGDVFVHHSAIEMTGYRTLEEGQPVEFEVQNGPKGLMATNVKPIR, from the coding sequence GTGGCGACGACCGTGACGGGTACTGTCAAGTGGTTCAACGCAGAGAAGGGCTTCGGGTTCATCGCCCAGCCTGACGGTGGTGGCGACGTCTTCGTCCACCACTCTGCGATCGAGATGACCGGCTACCGCACCCTCGAGGAGGGCCAGCCGGTCGAGTTCGAGGTCCAGAATGGGCCCAAGGGCCTGATGGCCACCAACGTGAAGCCGATCCGCTAG
- the folP gene encoding dihydropteroate synthase, translating into MLTLRDLDLSLSRPLLMGVVNANPDSFSDPGPRTPESVVERACALVAEGAAIVDVGAQSAITGRGPVDAGTEAALVAPAVEAIVARCPGTAVSVDAYKPAVVEAALAAGAHLVNDVSGLRDRAVARMCAAYGAGLVVMHTAAPPLTRLQDPSLYSSVAAEVAAFLAERVEAALADGVGPRSVVVDPGVDFTKTPAQTVALLRDLGPVVALGRPVLLALSRKDFVGALTGRPPAERGPGTLGAVAALRWVPGQVLRVHDVAATAELLAVLDAVGGPDGPPPDLALAEHLRHQR; encoded by the coding sequence GTGCTGACCCTGCGTGACCTCGACCTGAGCCTGTCGCGCCCGCTCCTGATGGGTGTGGTCAACGCCAACCCCGACTCGTTCTCAGACCCCGGCCCCCGCACCCCCGAGTCGGTGGTCGAACGGGCCTGCGCCCTGGTGGCCGAGGGGGCAGCCATCGTCGATGTGGGCGCCCAGTCGGCCATCACCGGGCGGGGACCGGTGGACGCCGGCACCGAGGCCGCGCTGGTGGCGCCCGCCGTGGAGGCCATCGTGGCCCGGTGCCCGGGGACGGCCGTGTCGGTGGACGCGTACAAGCCGGCGGTCGTAGAAGCGGCTCTGGCCGCGGGGGCGCACTTGGTCAACGATGTATCCGGCCTCCGGGACCGGGCTGTCGCCCGGATGTGCGCAGCCTACGGCGCCGGCTTGGTCGTCATGCACACCGCCGCTCCGCCCCTCACGCGCCTTCAGGACCCGTCGCTCTACTCCTCGGTGGCCGCCGAGGTGGCCGCCTTCCTGGCCGAGCGGGTCGAGGCGGCACTGGCCGACGGGGTGGGCCCCCGGTCGGTGGTGGTCGACCCGGGGGTGGACTTCACCAAGACCCCGGCCCAGACCGTCGCCCTGCTGCGGGACCTCGGCCCGGTGGTCGCCCTGGGCCGGCCCGTGCTGCTCGCCCTGAGCCGCAAGGACTTCGTGGGTGCCCTCACCGGCCGCCCCCCGGCCGAGCGAGGCCCAGGCACGCTGGGCGCAGTGGCCGCCCTGCGCTGGGTCCCCGGCCAGGTCCTGCGGGTGCACGACGTGGCCGCCACCGCCGAGCTGCTGGCCGTGCTCGACGCCGTCGGCGGCCCCGACGGCCCGCCTCCCGACCTGGCCCTGGCCGAGCACTTACGCCACCAACGGTAA
- a CDS encoding type II toxin-antitoxin system VapC family toxin, producing the protein MTLVIDASAALYLLASERGIEPFAKFELVSPALLWSEVTSVLNEMRWRGDLTPALAQTAFDRLLASPIRRRADEGLYRDARDVARLLGWAKTYDAEYVALARALGIDLMSRDERLRRGASRLITVVTPDELVPPEHSTGSE; encoded by the coding sequence GTGACGCTGGTCATCGACGCCAGCGCCGCGCTTTACCTCCTTGCGTCAGAACGGGGCATTGAGCCGTTCGCCAAGTTCGAACTGGTATCGCCCGCGCTTCTCTGGTCCGAGGTCACGTCGGTGTTGAACGAAATGAGGTGGCGAGGCGACCTGACCCCTGCCCTCGCGCAGACGGCGTTCGATCGGCTGCTGGCTTCGCCCATCCGCCGGCGGGCGGACGAGGGCCTGTACCGGGATGCCCGTGACGTAGCGAGGTTGCTTGGCTGGGCGAAGACCTACGACGCCGAGTACGTGGCTCTGGCCCGCGCCCTGGGAATCGACCTCATGTCCAGAGACGAGCGCCTGCGCCGTGGCGCCTCCCGGTTGATCACGGTGGTCACACCCGACGAGCTCGTCCCACCGGAGCATTCGACAGGGTCGGAATGA
- a CDS encoding helix-turn-helix domain-containing protein, with protein MLTVPEAAKRVGRNPETIRRWIREGRLPAERVGTQHLVDERALEEVVATPELIPSGHDVTTVTGEPMPNFLAALHRSRSGR; from the coding sequence GTGTTGACGGTTCCTGAGGCTGCCAAGAGAGTTGGACGGAACCCCGAGACGATCCGCCGCTGGATCCGGGAGGGCAGGCTGCCGGCTGAACGCGTCGGAACTCAGCACTTGGTCGACGAGCGGGCGCTCGAGGAGGTCGTTGCCACTCCGGAGCTCATTCCATCCGGACATGACGTCACGACAGTCACGGGCGAGCCGATGCCCAACTTCCTGGCCGCATTGCACCGGTCTCGTTCTGGCCGGTGA
- a CDS encoding class E sortase, with protein sequence MGVRKVIRGFGKALICVGILLFLFVGYQLWGTGVAEARGQRELEKRFQERLLTSVPTIPPPSGGPATTTTLPPISLGDSVAQIEIPKIDVKKYVVEGVGVEDLKAGPGHYPGTPMPGEPGNSAIAGHRTTYGAPFYRVDELEPGDPIFVTTAAGRFQYDVKEWIIVDPEEGVWVLDDTPDDRLTLTTCHPRFSAAQRLIVIASLVTAPVEAAPRAPPAAVPDDAVPVRADLGGGLSGAAVSRTPAVMWGAFAAAIWLGGWLLGRSWRRWPAYALTAVPFLVVLFVFYENVARLLPANV encoded by the coding sequence ATGGGCGTGCGCAAGGTGATCCGGGGCTTCGGCAAGGCGCTGATCTGCGTCGGGATCCTGCTCTTCCTGTTCGTCGGGTACCAGCTCTGGGGCACCGGGGTGGCCGAGGCCCGGGGCCAGCGGGAGCTGGAGAAGCGCTTCCAGGAGCGCCTGCTGACGTCGGTGCCGACCATCCCCCCACCCAGCGGGGGCCCGGCCACCACGACCACCCTGCCCCCCATCAGCCTCGGGGACTCGGTCGCGCAGATCGAGATCCCCAAGATCGACGTCAAGAAGTACGTGGTCGAAGGGGTGGGGGTCGAGGACCTCAAGGCCGGCCCCGGGCACTACCCGGGCACCCCCATGCCGGGCGAGCCCGGCAACTCGGCCATCGCCGGCCACCGCACGACCTACGGGGCACCGTTCTACCGGGTGGACGAGCTCGAACCGGGCGACCCCATCTTCGTGACCACGGCCGCCGGCCGCTTCCAGTACGACGTCAAGGAGTGGATCATCGTCGACCCCGAGGAGGGTGTGTGGGTGCTCGACGACACCCCCGATGACCGCCTCACGCTCACCACCTGCCATCCCCGCTTCAGCGCCGCCCAGCGCCTCATCGTGATCGCCTCGCTCGTCACGGCCCCCGTCGAAGCCGCCCCCCGGGCGCCGCCGGCGGCCGTCCCCGACGACGCCGTGCCCGTGCGGGCCGACCTGGGCGGAGGCCTCTCGGGCGCGGCCGTCAGCCGTACCCCGGCCGTCATGTGGGGCGCATTCGCGGCCGCCATCTGGCTGGGCGGCTGGCTCCTGGGCCGGTCCTGGCGCCGCTGGCCGGCCTACGCCCTCACCGCCGTCCCCTTCCTGGTCGTGCTGTTCGTCTTCTACGAGAACGTCGCCCGCCTCCTCCCTGCCAACGTCTAA
- the ccmA gene encoding heme ABC exporter ATP-binding protein CcmA, with amino-acid sequence MPPLVVRFRAAVSLLGRFPALAGVDLDVAAGEIVLLQGPNGAGKSTLLRACAGLVGISSGEAEVLGHDLRSDRRAVRRRVGLLGHATFLYDELTVEDNLRFSARAAGATVDDAAVAMERLGLAGRLRDLPVSKLSAGQRRRVAVAAVLARRPELWLLDEPHAGLDAAGRELLDGLVREAAEAGSTVLMASHELDRATALAHRRVTVVGGRVNAGLLPPAAAAPAAPDQEAANVP; translated from the coding sequence ATGCCACCCCTCGTCGTCCGTTTCCGTGCTGCGGTTTCCCTTCTCGGCCGGTTCCCCGCCCTCGCCGGCGTCGACCTCGACGTGGCTGCCGGGGAGATCGTGCTGCTCCAGGGCCCGAACGGCGCGGGCAAGTCCACCCTGCTGCGGGCGTGTGCCGGCCTGGTCGGGATCTCCTCGGGCGAGGCCGAGGTGCTGGGCCACGACCTGCGCAGCGACCGCCGGGCCGTCCGCCGCCGCGTCGGCCTGCTGGGCCACGCCACCTTCCTCTACGACGAGCTCACCGTGGAGGACAACCTGCGCTTCTCGGCCCGGGCCGCGGGGGCCACGGTGGACGACGCCGCTGTGGCCATGGAGCGCCTCGGGCTGGCTGGCCGGCTCCGTGACCTGCCCGTCTCCAAGCTGTCGGCCGGCCAGCGCCGGCGGGTGGCCGTGGCCGCCGTGCTGGCCCGGCGCCCCGAGCTGTGGCTGCTCGACGAACCCCACGCCGGCCTCGACGCCGCCGGCCGTGAACTGCTCGACGGCCTGGTCCGCGAGGCGGCCGAGGCGGGCTCGACGGTGCTGATGGCGTCCCACGAGCTCGACCGGGCCACCGCCCTGGCCCACCGCCGGGTGACGGTCGTGGGTGGCCGGGTCAACGCCGGCCTGCTCCCGCCGGCTGCGGCCGCCCCCGCCGCCCCCGATCAGGAGGCCGCCAATGTTCCGTGA
- a CDS encoding heme exporter protein CcmB, whose amino-acid sequence MFRDALLVAGKDLRIEMKSKVATNQVLPFSFLVLVMFAFALDADRGLLSGVAAGLFWVTVLFSGLLAIARSFAIEAGDDARDALRLSGLDGAGIFLGKAGAVAVQLLALEVVLAVGAVVLYDVSLRGAGLLVVTCLLATGGIAAAGTIYGAVAAGLRVRETLLPLLLLPVLAPVLLAAARASEAALDVTTADGWPWVRLLAVFTAAYVAFGVVAFGPLLEES is encoded by the coding sequence ATGTTCCGTGACGCCTTGTTGGTCGCAGGCAAGGACCTGCGGATCGAGATGAAGTCGAAGGTGGCCACCAACCAGGTGCTGCCGTTCTCGTTCCTCGTCCTGGTGATGTTCGCCTTTGCCCTCGACGCCGACCGGGGCCTGCTGTCGGGGGTGGCGGCCGGGCTGTTCTGGGTGACGGTGCTCTTCTCGGGGCTGCTCGCCATCGCCCGCTCGTTCGCCATCGAAGCCGGAGACGACGCCCGCGACGCCCTGCGCCTGTCCGGCCTCGACGGGGCCGGGATCTTCCTGGGCAAGGCGGGGGCGGTGGCCGTGCAGCTCCTGGCCCTGGAGGTCGTCCTGGCCGTGGGGGCGGTCGTGCTCTACGACGTGTCCCTACGGGGGGCCGGCCTGCTGGTGGTCACCTGCCTGCTGGCCACGGGTGGCATCGCCGCCGCGGGCACGATCTACGGGGCGGTGGCTGCCGGCCTGCGGGTCCGTGAGACACTGTTGCCTCTGCTGTTGCTGCCCGTGCTCGCGCCCGTCCTGCTGGCGGCAGCCCGGGCCTCGGAGGCTGCTCTCGACGTCACGACGGCCGACGGGTGGCCGTGGGTCAGGCTCCTGGCGGTCTTCACGGCGGCTTACGTGGCCTTCGGCGTCGTCGCCTTCGGCCCTCTCCTGGAGGAATCTTGA
- the ccsA gene encoding cytochrome c biogenesis protein CcsA, with amino-acid sequence MSTVGTRALGWMAGVMLALVAVLGLVVTPPDVVQRDAVRLLYIHVPTAWLAMYLSFGVTTVASALYLWKRTRRPFWDTLAGASAEIGLVFIGLTLVTGSIWGRTTWGVWWTWDARLTSTAVLFVTYLGYLAVRRIPGDPLVRSRRAAIVALAAFLNVPLVHQSVEWWRTLHQPASILDQRRLGDPQIQGSMLATLLLAVLAFTLLYGWLLVHRFRLASTEEQVESAQLDEALAERRAEANAADAGPGAGDLGASQLDAPVGERSS; translated from the coding sequence TTGAGCACCGTCGGTACCCGTGCCCTCGGATGGATGGCCGGCGTCATGCTGGCCCTGGTCGCCGTTCTGGGCCTGGTGGTCACACCGCCCGATGTCGTGCAGCGCGACGCCGTGCGCCTGCTCTACATCCACGTGCCCACGGCCTGGCTGGCCATGTACCTCTCGTTCGGGGTCACCACCGTGGCCAGCGCCCTCTACCTGTGGAAGCGCACCCGCCGGCCTTTCTGGGACACGCTGGCCGGCGCCTCGGCCGAGATCGGCCTCGTCTTCATCGGCCTGACGCTGGTCACGGGCTCGATCTGGGGCCGCACCACCTGGGGCGTGTGGTGGACGTGGGACGCCCGCCTCACCAGCACGGCTGTCCTGTTCGTGACCTACCTCGGTTACCTGGCCGTCAGGCGCATCCCCGGCGACCCCCTGGTGCGCAGCCGCCGAGCGGCCATCGTGGCCTTGGCCGCCTTTCTCAACGTCCCCCTGGTCCACCAGTCGGTCGAGTGGTGGCGCACTCTCCACCAGCCGGCTTCGATCCTCGACCAGCGCCGCCTGGGCGACCCCCAGATCCAGGGTTCGATGCTGGCCACCCTGCTGCTGGCCGTGCTGGCCTTCACGCTCCTCTACGGTTGGCTGCTGGTCCATCGGTTCCGGCTGGCCTCCACCGAGGAACAGGTGGAATCGGCCCAGCTCGACGAGGCCCTGGCCGAACGGCGGGCCGAGGCCAACGCGGCCGACGCCGGACCGGGAGCCGGCGACCTGGGTGCCAGCCAGCTGGACGCGCCCGTGGGGGAGCGGTCGTCATGA